A segment of the Oscillospiraceae bacterium genome:
CTCTGCTATCGGTTACATTTTCGCCGTAAAATCCAGTGCAATCCATCCGCGGCCGTTCAACAGCCGACCCCAACGCCTTGCGCCCTGGCCGTCGGATTCGGCAACAACGGTGACTTGCGTGTTGCGGGGTAAAGCGCCGACGCGGGCGTAGTTTGTGCCTGCGCCACGGCGGATGTTAAGGCCTCGGGCTGCCGTCACGTGCACGCGGTAAGGTGTGAATGTTGGCGGTGCAGGCGCGGGTGGTGGCTGTATTGCGCCGCGTACGCGGGCGAGGAATGTGTGCCAATCATACGGACGCCCGCTGCGGAGCATTTGCGGGCAGCTCTTGCCGTTCCAATGATGGTGTTGTACGATATTTGTTGTTTGAATGTTGTACCGCCGGCACAACAACGCTGTTAACTCAGTCGCGCGATTGTTGGCGGCGAGTAGGTCGCCATCGGCATTTTGGCAGATTTCGATGCCGATGGATTGCCGGTTGCCGGGGCCCGCGCCATCGCCGGCATGAAAAGCGTCTTCGTTGTCGGGCAAGTGTTGAAAAATCTCACGTTCATCGACAGTGTAATGCCAGCTTATTGGTGCGTTGGTCGCTGTCGTGCTGCGAATGAATGTATTGTGTGCCCGTGCGTTAGCGCCGCGGTCGCTGTTGCCGGTGTTATGGATGGTGATAAAGCGCATGGGGCTCACCCGGCCGGGGCGGTTTCTGCGGCCCACAGGGATAAAATCTTGTACAATGTTCATTTGTCTTCCTCCTTGCATTCGGGCAAGCCGGCCAACGCCGTTAAAACTGACAAAATGCCCGATAACGCGACGGCTGAAACAACGATTTGCCAATTGACTTCGCTCAATACGGCTTTGGTACTGATGATTGCAGCCGCTGTCTGTGCCATGGTACGGACAGCGCGGATGCTTGCGGCGCGGAGCCAGATTTTAATGGCTTGCATGGGTTGACCTCCCTTTATTTTTATTTCAACATATGAAACAGCCGCCCCGTTTACGCGCGGAGCGGCTGTTTGGGCGGAATCGGCTGCCTCTCCGATTCCATGTTATGTTGTTATACGACAAGTTGTGACAAGATGAGTTAGCGTACTGTGAAGGTTTCCAGCATGGTGACAACGTCGTCCATAAAGTCGGTGTCGTCCATGCGTGTGTAGGTGACGGTGAAAATCATGTCGTTGGCAAGAATAAAAAATTGATAGGTCATCTCTACGCCTGGAAAATCAGATTGGTACATAATAAAGGCGGCTTCTTTGCCGTTGATTTCCAAGTCGTCTTCGCGCTCCATCAGTTCAAAGCCGCTGAAAAGGTTTTCGAGCATGGGGATTGTAGCGTCAAGCATATCATCAAGATCGAAGCCCTGCGAGTTTTCGGGAATGACGTTGATGTTAGACGCGCTGTGGGGTGCTGCAAGCGCCGCGATTCCGGGCAGCAAATCTGAAATTTCCCAACCATCGGCGATTTCCATTGTAAAACGTTCGCCTGTCAGCAAACCCTCTTCATCGATTGGCTCAGTTATAGTTGGTTCTGTTGTTTCGCCATTAGGCTCGGCAGATATTATGGTCTCGGTGGGTGCTGTTGTTTCGCCATTTGGTTCGGTTGTCGTGCC
Coding sequences within it:
- a CDS encoding holin, which gives rise to MQAIKIWLRAASIRAVRTMAQTAAAIISTKAVLSEVNWQIVVSAVALSGILSVLTALAGLPECKEEDK
- a CDS encoding N-acetylmuramoyl-L-alanine amidase encodes the protein MNIVQDFIPVGRRNRPGRVSPMRFITIHNTGNSDRGANARAHNTFIRSTTATNAPISWHYTVDEREIFQHLPDNEDAFHAGDGAGPGNRQSIGIEICQNADGDLLAANNRATELTALLCRRYNIQTTNIVQHHHWNGKSCPQMLRSGRPYDWHTFLARVRGAIQPPPAPAPPTFTPYRVHVTAARGLNIRRGAGTNYARVGALPRNTQVTVVAESDGQGARRWGRLLNGRGWIALDFTAKM